From Pseudomonas sp. StFLB209, a single genomic window includes:
- the ispC gene encoding 1-deoxy-D-xylulose-5-phosphate reductoisomerase has product MSKVQQVTVLGATGSIGLSTLDVIARHPGLFKVFALSGFTRLDELLKLCVRHQPRYAVVPTFEAAGRLQAALIGAGLGTRVLLGEDGLCEVAAHPEVDAVMAAIVGAAGLRPTLAAVEAGKKVLLANKEALVMSGALFMEAVRRSGALLLPIDSEHNAIFQCLPGDFSRGLGAVGVRRILLTASGGPFRQTPLEQLQAVTPEQACAHPVWSMGRKISVDSATMMNKGLELIEACWLFDARPDQVEVVIHPQSVVHSLVDYVDGSVLAQLGNPDMRTPIANALAWPARIDSGVEPLDLFRIGQLNFEAPDEQRFPCLRLARQAAEAGGSAPALLNAVNEVAVAAFLDRRIGYLDIASMIESVLNQEPVVPVNELETVFAMDARARTLAAHWLERNGR; this is encoded by the coding sequence GTGAGCAAGGTGCAACAGGTAACGGTGCTTGGCGCGACCGGTTCGATTGGTCTGAGCACGCTGGATGTCATTGCTCGCCACCCTGGGTTGTTCAAGGTTTTCGCGCTGAGCGGTTTCACGCGACTGGATGAGCTGTTGAAGTTGTGCGTGCGCCATCAGCCGCGCTATGCAGTGGTGCCGACGTTTGAAGCTGCCGGACGCCTGCAGGCCGCGCTGATCGGTGCTGGCCTCGGAACCCGAGTGCTGCTGGGTGAGGATGGGCTCTGCGAAGTGGCTGCGCACCCTGAGGTCGATGCAGTCATGGCCGCTATCGTGGGGGCCGCCGGCTTGCGCCCGACCCTGGCGGCGGTGGAGGCAGGCAAAAAAGTGCTGCTGGCCAACAAGGAGGCGCTGGTGATGTCCGGCGCCTTGTTCATGGAGGCCGTGCGCCGCAGTGGTGCGCTGCTGCTGCCGATCGACAGTGAGCACAATGCAATTTTCCAGTGCCTGCCCGGTGACTTTTCTCGCGGGTTGGGCGCAGTGGGTGTCCGGCGGATCCTGCTGACCGCTTCCGGTGGGCCGTTCCGGCAGACCCCGCTTGAGCAATTGCAGGCAGTAACGCCTGAGCAGGCTTGCGCACATCCTGTCTGGTCGATGGGGCGCAAGATCTCGGTCGACTCGGCCACCATGATGAACAAGGGCCTCGAACTTATCGAGGCCTGCTGGCTGTTCGATGCCCGGCCCGACCAGGTCGAAGTGGTCATTCATCCGCAAAGCGTGGTTCACTCGCTGGTCGATTACGTGGATGGTTCGGTGCTGGCTCAACTGGGCAATCCGGACATGCGTACCCCCATCGCCAATGCGCTGGCCTGGCCTGCGCGTATCGATTCGGGTGTCGAGCCGCTGGATCTGTTTCGTATCGGTCAGTTGAATTTCGAAGCGCCGGATGAACAGCGCTTTCCCTGTCTGCGCCTGGCGCGCCAGGCGGCGGAGGCGGGCGGTAGTGCGCCGGCGTTACTCAATGCGGTCAATGAGGTGGCCGTGGCCGCGTTTCTCGATCGGCGCATTGGCTATCTGGATATCGCGAGTATGATTGAGTCGGTCCTGAATCAGGAGCCGGTGGTCCCGGTCAATGAGCTGGAGACTGTTTTCGCCATGGATGCCCGGGCGCGGACCTTGGCTGCGCACTGGCTGGAACGCAATGGGCGATGA
- the bamA gene encoding outer membrane protein assembly factor BamA has product MKRLLLTAALAALMIAEVHAESFTISDIRVNGLQRVSAGSVFGALPLNVGEHADDGRLVEATRALFKTGFFQDIQLGREGNVLVITVVERPSVASIEIEGNKAISTEDLTKGLKQSGLAEGEIFQRATLEGVRNELQRQYVAQGRYSAEVKAEVVPQPRNRVGLKINIDEGTVAAIQHINVVGNTVFPDQDLIDLFELKTTNWLSFFKNDDKYAREKLSGDLERLRSYYLDRGYINMDIASTQVSITPDKKSVYITVNVNEGEKYSVNSVKLSGDLKVPEDQVKSLMLVQPGQVFSRKVMTTTSELITRRLGNEGYTFANVNGVPTPNDQDHTVDITFVVDPGKRAYVNRINFRGNTKSADEVLRREMRQMEGGWASTYLIDQSKTRLDRLGFFKEVNVETPAVPGTDDQVDVNYTVEEQASGSITASVGFAQSAGLILGGSISQNNFLGTGNKVSIGLTRSEYQSRYNFSYVDPYWTPDGVSLGYNAFYRSTNYDDLDVDVASYAVDSYGAGISLGYPISETSRLTYGLNVQQDKIKTGTYTVEEIFDFIDREGSSFLNFKASVGWSESTLNKGVLPTRGHSQSLVLESTLPGSDLSFFKLDYRGQYFYPISDTYTLRLHTELGYGDGYGSTSGLPFYENYYAGGFNSVRGFKDSTLGPRSTPSRGFDPVTGEGRPGTIADPDQDPLPFGGNVLVQGGVELMFPLPFIKDQRSLRTSLFWDVGNVFDSNCDSSRTRNGERVECNNVDFSGMASSVGVGVTWITALGPLSFALAMPIKKPDNDSETQVFQFSLGQTF; this is encoded by the coding sequence ATGAAACGTCTGCTGCTAACTGCGGCTCTTGCCGCACTGATGATTGCTGAAGTTCACGCCGAGTCCTTCACCATCTCCGATATTCGTGTCAATGGCCTGCAGCGGGTATCCGCCGGCAGCGTCTTTGGTGCGCTGCCATTGAACGTCGGCGAGCACGCAGACGATGGTCGTCTGGTCGAAGCCACTCGTGCGCTGTTCAAGACCGGGTTCTTCCAGGACATCCAGTTGGGCCGCGAGGGCAACGTCCTGGTCATTACTGTAGTCGAGCGTCCGTCGGTAGCCAGTATCGAGATCGAAGGCAACAAGGCCATTTCCACTGAAGACCTCACCAAAGGCCTCAAGCAGTCAGGCCTGGCTGAAGGCGAGATCTTCCAGCGCGCCACCCTTGAGGGCGTGCGTAACGAGCTGCAGCGTCAGTATGTTGCCCAGGGCCGCTACTCGGCTGAAGTGAAGGCCGAAGTCGTGCCGCAGCCGCGTAACCGCGTGGGCCTGAAGATCAACATCGACGAAGGCACCGTTGCCGCTATCCAGCACATCAACGTGGTGGGCAATACGGTGTTCCCCGATCAGGACCTGATCGACCTGTTCGAGCTCAAGACCACCAACTGGCTGTCGTTCTTCAAGAACGATGACAAGTACGCCCGTGAGAAACTCTCCGGCGACCTGGAGCGCCTGCGCTCCTACTACCTGGACCGCGGCTATATCAACATGGATATCGCCTCGACCCAGGTCTCGATCACGCCTGACAAAAAGAGCGTGTACATCACGGTCAACGTCAACGAAGGCGAAAAGTACAGCGTCAACTCGGTCAAGCTCAGTGGCGACCTCAAGGTGCCCGAGGATCAGGTCAAGTCGCTGATGCTGGTGCAGCCTGGCCAGGTGTTCTCGCGCAAGGTCATGACCACGACTTCCGAACTGATCACCCGGCGTCTGGGTAACGAAGGCTACACCTTCGCCAACGTCAACGGCGTGCCGACGCCAAATGATCAGGATCACACCGTCGATATCACTTTCGTGGTCGATCCGGGCAAGCGTGCCTACGTTAACCGCATCAACTTCCGCGGCAACACCAAGTCGGCCGACGAAGTGCTGCGCCGTGAAATGCGCCAGATGGAAGGCGGCTGGGCTTCGACTTATTTGATCGATCAGTCCAAAACCCGCCTGGATCGTCTGGGCTTCTTCAAGGAAGTCAACGTCGAGACCCCGGCCGTGCCGGGCACCGACGACCAGGTCGATGTGAACTACACCGTTGAAGAGCAGGCCTCCGGCTCGATTACCGCCAGCGTCGGTTTCGCCCAGAGCGCCGGTCTGATCCTCGGTGGCTCGATCAGCCAGAACAACTTCCTCGGTACCGGTAACAAGGTCAGCATCGGCCTGACCCGCAGCGAATACCAGAGCCGTTATAACTTCAGCTATGTTGATCCGTACTGGACGCCCGATGGTGTGAGCCTGGGCTACAACGCCTTCTATCGCAGCACCAACTACGATGACCTCGACGTCGACGTGGCAAGCTATGCGGTAGACAGCTACGGTGCCGGTATCAGCCTGGGTTACCCGATCAGCGAAACCTCGCGTCTGACCTATGGCCTGAACGTGCAACAGGACAAGATCAAGACCGGTACCTACACCGTTGAAGAGATTTTCGACTTCATCGACCGTGAGGGTAGCAGCTTCCTGAACTTCAAAGCGTCTGTCGGCTGGTCCGAATCGACCCTCAACAAAGGCGTGTTGCCGACCCGTGGTCACTCGCAAAGCCTGGTGCTTGAGTCGACCCTGCCAGGCAGCGACCTGTCGTTCTTCAAGCTTGACTACCGCGGCCAGTACTTCTATCCGATCAGCGACACCTACACCCTGCGTCTGCACACCGAGCTGGGTTATGGCGACGGTTACGGTTCGACCAGTGGCCTGCCGTTCTACGAGAACTACTACGCCGGTGGCTTCAACTCGGTACGTGGCTTCAAGGACAGCACCCTTGGTCCGCGCAGTACGCCGAGTCGTGGTTTTGATCCTGTGACAGGTGAGGGGCGTCCCGGAACCATCGCCGACCCGGATCAGGATCCGCTGCCATTTGGTGGCAACGTGCTGGTGCAGGGCGGTGTGGAGCTGATGTTCCCGCTGCCGTTCATCAAGGACCAGCGCTCCTTGCGCACTTCGCTGTTCTGGGACGTGGGTAACGTCTTCGACAGCAACTGCGATTCCAGCCGCACCCGAAACGGTGAGCGAGTCGAGTGCAATAACGTCGACTTCTCCGGCATGGCCAGTTCTGTTGGTGTCGGTGTGACCTGGATTACCGCGCTTGGCCCGCTGAGCTTCGCGCTGGCGATGCCGATCAAGAAACCGGACAACGATTCCGAAACCCAAGTGTTCCAATTTTCCCTGGGTCAGACCTTCTAA
- the lpxD gene encoding UDP-3-O-(3-hydroxymyristoyl)glucosamine N-acyltransferase, producing the protein MSASIKLGRLAEFLDATLRGDGDKDIAGLATLQEAGPEQVSFLANPQYRKFLNETQAGAVLLKPADAEGYAGDALLVPDPYLAYARISHLFDPKPKAAAGIHPTAVVADDAQVDPSASIGAFAVIESGVQIGANVTVGAQCFIGARSVIGEGGWLAPRVTLYHDVRIGQRVVIQSGAVLGGEGFGFANQKGVWQKIAQIGGVVIGDDVEIGVNTAIDRGALADTRIGNGVKLDNQIQIAHNVQVGDHTAMAACVGISGSTRIGKHCMLAGGVGLVGHIEICDGVFITGMTMVTHSITEPGSYSSGTAMQPAAEWRKSAARLRKLDDMARRLQKLEKIVETVTCDAAGSSEG; encoded by the coding sequence ATGAGCGCCTCCATCAAGCTCGGCCGTTTGGCCGAGTTCCTGGACGCCACCTTGCGTGGCGACGGGGACAAGGACATCGCCGGACTCGCCACTTTGCAAGAGGCGGGTCCTGAGCAGGTCAGCTTTCTGGCCAACCCGCAATATCGCAAGTTTCTCAATGAGACCCAGGCCGGTGCCGTGCTGCTCAAACCAGCTGATGCCGAAGGCTATGCCGGCGATGCGTTGCTGGTGCCGGATCCGTATCTGGCTTATGCGCGCATTTCGCACCTGTTCGACCCCAAGCCAAAAGCTGCTGCCGGGATTCACCCGACGGCGGTTGTCGCTGATGATGCGCAGGTCGATCCGAGTGCAAGTATCGGCGCTTTTGCGGTGATCGAGAGCGGCGTGCAGATCGGCGCGAATGTTACGGTCGGTGCTCAATGCTTCATCGGTGCACGCAGTGTGATTGGCGAGGGCGGCTGGCTGGCGCCACGTGTCACGCTGTATCACGATGTGCGCATTGGTCAGCGAGTGGTCATTCAGTCCGGTGCCGTGCTGGGCGGCGAAGGCTTCGGGTTTGCCAATCAGAAGGGCGTCTGGCAGAAAATTGCCCAGATCGGCGGCGTGGTCATTGGTGACGATGTGGAAATCGGCGTCAACACGGCCATTGATCGCGGTGCGCTGGCCGATACCCGCATCGGTAACGGTGTGAAGCTGGACAACCAGATTCAGATTGCCCACAACGTGCAGGTCGGTGACCACACCGCGATGGCGGCTTGTGTCGGTATCTCTGGCAGCACCAGGATCGGCAAGCATTGCATGCTCGCCGGTGGTGTGGGTCTGGTCGGACATATCGAGATTTGCGACGGCGTGTTCATCACCGGCATGACCATGGTGACTCACTCGATCACCGAGCCTGGCTCCTATTCGTCAGGTACGGCCATGCAGCCGGCAGCGGAGTGGCGCAAGAGTGCGGCACGACTGCGCAAGCTCGATGATATGGCTCGTCGACTGCAGAAACTGGAAAAGATCGTCGAAACGGTGACCTGCGACGCCGCTGGATCATCTGAAGGCTGA
- the rseP gene encoding sigma E protease regulator RseP gives MSALYMILGTLIALGVLVTFHEFGHFWVARRCGVKVLRFSVGFGTPLVRWHDRHGTEFVVAAIPLGGYVKMLDEREGHVPPELAGQSFNRKTVYQRIAIVIAGPAANFILAIVFFWALAMLGSQQVRPVVGSVEQGSIAQQAGLQAGQEIVAVDGKATSGWAAVNLQLVRRLGETGTVDLKVRDESSATETSRQLVLNDWLKGAEEPDPIRSLGIQPWRPVLSPVLAELDSKGPAQAAGLKTGDRLVALNEQPVSEWQQVVDWVRERPGAQISVRIERDGVQLDIPVTLATRGEAAAATGYLGAGVKGGEWPAHMLREVSYGPLEAVAEGFKRTWNMSVLTLESLKKMLFGELSVKNLSGPITIAKVAGASAQSGVGDFLNFLAYLSISLGVLNLLPIPVLDGGHLLFYLIEWARGRPLSERVQGWGVQIGISLVVGVMLLALVNDLGRL, from the coding sequence ATGAGCGCTTTGTACATGATCCTGGGGACTCTGATCGCCCTGGGTGTGTTGGTGACCTTCCACGAGTTCGGCCATTTCTGGGTGGCGCGTCGTTGCGGGGTCAAGGTTCTGCGGTTCTCGGTTGGCTTTGGTACGCCGCTGGTGCGGTGGCATGATCGTCATGGCACCGAGTTCGTCGTGGCCGCCATTCCGCTGGGCGGTTATGTGAAGATGCTCGACGAGCGCGAAGGGCATGTGCCGCCCGAGCTTGCCGGGCAGTCGTTCAATCGCAAGACGGTCTATCAGCGCATCGCCATTGTCATCGCCGGTCCTGCGGCCAACTTCATTCTCGCCATCGTGTTTTTCTGGGCGCTGGCCATGCTGGGCAGCCAGCAGGTTCGACCGGTCGTCGGTTCGGTCGAGCAAGGCAGTATCGCTCAGCAGGCCGGTTTGCAGGCCGGCCAGGAAATCGTGGCGGTTGACGGCAAGGCGACCAGCGGTTGGGCGGCGGTGAACCTGCAGCTGGTGCGTCGTCTGGGTGAAACCGGCACGGTCGATCTCAAGGTGCGTGACGAAAGTTCAGCTACCGAGACTTCTCGTCAGCTGGTGCTCAACGATTGGCTCAAGGGCGCCGAGGAGCCGGATCCGATCCGCTCGCTGGGGATCCAGCCGTGGCGCCCGGTGCTGTCACCGGTGCTGGCCGAGCTCGACTCCAAAGGGCCAGCGCAGGCAGCCGGTCTGAAAACCGGTGATCGCCTGGTGGCGTTGAACGAGCAGCCGGTCAGTGAGTGGCAACAGGTGGTCGACTGGGTGCGTGAGCGACCCGGTGCGCAGATTTCCGTGCGTATCGAGCGCGATGGTGTGCAACTGGATATTCCCGTCACGCTGGCGACCCGTGGCGAGGCTGCGGCCGCGACCGGCTACCTCGGTGCCGGTGTGAAAGGCGGTGAATGGCCCGCGCACATGCTGCGTGAAGTCAGCTACGGGCCGCTGGAAGCGGTGGCCGAAGGCTTCAAACGCACCTGGAACATGAGTGTGCTGACCCTCGAATCCTTGAAGAAAATGTTGTTCGGGGAGCTATCGGTAAAAAACTTGAGTGGACCGATAACCATTGCTAAAGTGGCGGGCGCTTCAGCCCAGTCGGGCGTGGGTGACTTCCTGAATTTCCTGGCGTATCTGAGCATAAGCCTGGGGGTTCTCAATTTGCTGCCCATTCCAGTGTTGGATGGGGGGCATTTGCTGTTCTACCTGATCGAGTGGGCGCGTGGTCGCCCGTTGTCGGAAAGGGTACAGGGTTGGGGCGTTCAGATCGGTATCAGTCTGGTGGTGGGCGTTATGCTGCTCGCGCTGGTCAACGATCTGGGCCGACTCTGA
- the lpxA gene encoding acyl-ACP--UDP-N-acetylglucosamine O-acyltransferase: MSLIDSRAIIDPTAVLADNVEVGPWSIIGAGVEIGEGTVIGPHVIVRGPTRIGRHNRIYQFSSVGEDTPDLKYKGEDTRLVIGDHNVIREGVTIHRGTIQDRAETTLGDHNLIMAYAHIGHDSVIGNHCILVNNTALAGHVHVDDWAILSGYTLVHQYCHIGAHSFSGMGTAIGKDVPAFVTVFGNPAEARSMNFEGMRRRGFSEEAILALRKAYKTVYRQSLTVEQAIAELAEPAAAFPEVAIFLQSIQSSTRGITR; this comes from the coding sequence ATGAGTTTGATTGACTCTCGCGCAATCATCGATCCGACGGCCGTACTGGCCGACAACGTTGAAGTCGGCCCTTGGTCGATCATCGGGGCCGGTGTGGAAATTGGCGAGGGTACTGTGATCGGCCCCCACGTGATTGTGCGTGGGCCGACGCGCATCGGTCGTCACAACCGTATCTACCAGTTCTCTTCCGTTGGTGAGGACACCCCTGACCTCAAGTACAAGGGCGAAGACACACGCCTGGTGATCGGTGATCACAACGTGATTCGTGAGGGTGTGACCATCCATCGCGGCACCATTCAGGACCGCGCAGAGACCACGCTGGGTGATCACAACCTGATCATGGCCTATGCGCACATCGGTCATGACAGCGTGATCGGCAACCACTGCATTCTGGTCAACAACACTGCCCTGGCCGGTCATGTGCATGTTGATGACTGGGCGATCCTGTCCGGTTATACGTTGGTGCATCAGTACTGTCACATTGGCGCACACAGTTTTTCCGGGATGGGTACTGCGATTGGCAAGGACGTGCCGGCGTTCGTCACCGTGTTCGGCAACCCCGCCGAGGCACGTAGCATGAACTTTGAAGGCATGCGCCGGCGTGGGTTTTCCGAAGAGGCCATTCTGGCCCTGCGCAAGGCCTACAAGACGGTCTACCGCCAGAGCCTGACGGTCGAACAGGCGATTGCCGAACTGGCTGAGCCGGCTGCGGCGTTTCCTGAAGTCGCGATCTTTCTCCAGTCGATTCAATCGTCCACCCGCGGCATCACCCGCTGA
- a CDS encoding OmpH family outer membrane protein, with amino-acid sequence MRKLTQLVLLATVLVATPALADMKIAVLNYQMALLESDAAKKYAVDAEKKFGPQFTKLKSLETSAKGIQDRLVSGGDKMAQPERERLELEFKQKARDYQFQSKELSEAKAVADREMLKQLKPKLDQAVEEVIKKGGFDLVFERGAVIDVKPQYDVTRQVIERMNQLK; translated from the coding sequence GTGCGTAAGTTGACTCAATTGGTACTGCTGGCCACCGTTCTTGTTGCAACCCCGGCGTTGGCAGACATGAAAATTGCCGTGCTGAACTATCAGATGGCCCTGCTGGAATCCGATGCGGCGAAGAAGTACGCCGTGGATGCCGAGAAGAAATTTGGCCCTCAGTTCACCAAGCTGAAAAGCCTGGAAACCAGTGCCAAGGGTATCCAGGACCGTCTGGTCAGCGGCGGCGACAAGATGGCCCAGCCTGAGCGCGAGCGTCTTGAGCTGGAATTCAAGCAAAAGGCCCGTGATTACCAGTTCCAGTCCAAGGAACTGAGCGAAGCCAAAGCCGTTGCTGACCGCGAAATGCTCAAGCAGCTGAAGCCTAAGCTGGATCAGGCTGTTGAAGAAGTTATCAAGAAGGGTGGTTTTGACCTGGTGTTCGAGCGTGGCGCCGTGATCGACGTCAAGCCTCAATACGACGTGACCCGCCAGGTCATCGAGCGTATGAACCAGCTGAAGTAA
- a CDS encoding phosphatidate cytidylyltransferase yields MLKQRIITALILLPIALCGFFLLKGANFALFIGAVVVLGGWEWARLAGFASQSMRIGYAAAIAVLLFLLYLLPGLAPWVLTAAVMWWLVATWLVLTYPVSSEHWASALCKLAIGLAILLPAWQGLVLIKQWPLGNWLILSVMVLVWAADIGAYFTGKAIGKRKLAPKVSPGKSWEGVYGGLAVSLMITFVVGVMRDWSFGEFVAGLAAAAVIVLISVVGDLTESMFKRQSGIKDSSNLLPGHGGVLDRIDSLTAAVPVFAVLLWIADWGVM; encoded by the coding sequence ATGCTCAAACAACGGATCATCACTGCGCTTATTCTGCTGCCGATTGCCCTGTGTGGGTTCTTTCTGCTTAAAGGTGCCAATTTCGCGCTGTTCATTGGTGCGGTTGTGGTGCTGGGCGGTTGGGAGTGGGCCAGGCTGGCAGGGTTTGCCAGTCAGTCGATGCGTATCGGTTATGCCGCGGCGATCGCTGTGCTGCTGTTTCTGCTTTATCTGTTGCCGGGCCTGGCGCCTTGGGTGCTCACCGCTGCGGTCATGTGGTGGCTGGTGGCAACCTGGCTGGTGCTCACCTACCCGGTGTCCAGCGAGCATTGGGCCAGTGCACTGTGCAAGCTGGCCATCGGCCTGGCAATTCTGCTGCCGGCCTGGCAAGGTCTGGTGCTGATCAAGCAGTGGCCGCTGGGTAACTGGTTGATCCTGTCGGTTATGGTGCTGGTATGGGCGGCAGACATTGGTGCCTATTTCACTGGCAAGGCGATCGGCAAACGCAAGCTGGCGCCAAAAGTCAGTCCTGGCAAGAGCTGGGAGGGTGTTTATGGTGGCCTGGCGGTCAGTCTGATGATCACCTTCGTGGTGGGTGTCATGCGTGACTGGTCATTCGGTGAGTTTGTCGCGGGCTTGGCCGCTGCGGCGGTTATCGTGCTGATTTCCGTTGTTGGTGATCTGACCGAAAGCATGTTCAAGCGTCAGTCCGGGATCAAGGACAGCAGCAATCTGCTGCCGGGTCATGGCGGTGTGCTGGACCGTATCGATAGCCTGACAGCCGCAGTGCCGGTGTTCGCGGTGCTGTTGTGGATCGCTGATTGGGGTGTGATGTGA
- the fabZ gene encoding 3-hydroxyacyl-ACP dehydratase FabZ has product MMDINEIREYLPHRYPFLLVDRVAELDLEGKTIRAYKNVSVNEPFFNGHFPQHPIMPGVLIIEAMAQAAGILGFKMLDAKPADGTLYYFVGSDKLRFRQPVVPGDQLTLEAKFVSRKRQIWKFECQASVDGKSVCSAEIICAEREL; this is encoded by the coding sequence ATGATGGACATCAACGAAATACGCGAATATCTGCCTCATCGTTACCCTTTCCTGTTGGTGGATCGCGTGGCGGAGCTGGATCTTGAGGGCAAGACCATTCGCGCCTACAAGAACGTCAGTGTCAACGAGCCGTTCTTCAATGGTCACTTTCCCCAGCATCCGATCATGCCGGGCGTATTGATCATCGAGGCCATGGCTCAGGCTGCGGGTATCCTGGGTTTCAAAATGCTTGACGCCAAACCTGCTGATGGCACTCTCTATTACTTCGTGGGTTCGGACAAACTGCGTTTTCGCCAGCCAGTGGTGCCGGGCGACCAGTTGACGCTTGAGGCCAAATTCGTCAGCCGCAAGCGCCAGATCTGGAAGTTCGAGTGCCAGGCCTCGGTCGACGGCAAGTCGGTTTGCTCCGCCGAAATCATCTGTGCGGAACGCGAACTATGA